A window of Malania oleifera isolate guangnan ecotype guangnan chromosome 2, ASM2987363v1, whole genome shotgun sequence genomic DNA:
ATGACCATCTATTACCTGATCGAGATTGGgtgtggactcatggttgctcagAGCTATCACCGATTCCAACTCTCTTGTTGCCTCAGGCATGAGATTCTCCCTATTCTTTGTGTTTGGCTTTGTTAagtaaacaagtatttctgtGTTGTTTTGTTCTtttgcatctccccctgaggttaagtaatcttttgtacatgacaggtcaggaaatgatgcaatggtagaCTCAGGAAATGAGGCAATGGTAGACTCAagaaatgatgcaatggtagaCTTAGTGTATGGCACAATTTCATcaacagagaaatcaaagaaccgatcttcactccatttctcccccttgaagagagggctttggaaAGTAAGGAatggtttcaaagaacgtgacatcaaggctaacaaacaattttttttatgacaggatcataacatttgtagcctgaGTAgaagagtaaccaataaaaacgcacttaatggcacgaggttccaatttatcccgattgtgatcatgaacatgaacaaatgcagtacatccaaagattttcagagagagattggagtggagcCGAGTGCTGGGAAACCATTCTTGGAGTTTCtagagaggagtggcaaaagaaagaactcgactaggcatttgattaatgagatgtgtagctgttaaaatggcatcgccccaaagTATTTTTTCATagttgtagtgaacatcaatgcctgagctacttcaagaatatgcctattttcacgctcagcaaccccattttgttgaggggtatccacacaggaactttgatgaacaattccattttcttgaagataatgttccaagatatcattgaaatattccgtaccattatcaatacgtaaaatttgaatgtgagtttggaattgtgtttgaatcatggagtggaaactgGCAAAAATAGaacggacttcagttttatctttcaacaagtaaacccaacaaatatgattacgatcatcaataaaagtgacaAACCATCTCGTGTGAGTgcgataaattaggaacatgaagaacagactctagtgtgatggagtcagAGAGTCGGATATTCCCTTTGCCTGCGACAAACGAGAGTGATCCATctacaattttaactttcaaatttccagcacaagGTGAATATGATGTGAAAATAAAGCACCAAAATCAATAATCCAAAAAGTTTTGGATTTAGAGGTTATAttcaaggcttgcaaaaaattacctctttgaGCCAAAGAACCCGAAGAAATATTTATGGAAGGCGAAGCTATGTAATAACTAAATGAGGTATGGTTCACCAACTGCCTCAACATTTTCTCATCAAACCCAATCTCTCTGTCGGAACTAAAAGCGTCAAAGCTGCGCTTGACTCTTTCCTCTTCTTCTGATCAAACTTCTTGCTCATCTTGGCCTGCTGGTAGTAGAGGACGATGAGGTACCTGTTGATGACGTTGAAACTGGAGAGGTGGTCGACGGCAGTCTTGGCGTCGTAGATGTCCTTGTAGACAACAAAGTAGGTACCACGGGTGTCCTTGTTGGTGCTGATTTGGTATCTGCCTGATCGCCCCATACTTGCCGAAGATGTCGTACATCTCCTCGCTGGTGATGTTGAAGGGCAGGTTCCGAACGTACAACACTCGGTTCACTTCCGGTGGCAGCCGAACGTTGCCCTTCCGGAGGCTGGTTGACGCTGCACTTGTGAACAAGCCACAAATAAATCAGTACGAGACTGCCAAagcaccaagaaactcaaacACGGCCCAAGAGAGCAACTCACAGCACTAAAACAATTGGAGAAGTGAACCACTGAAACTACCATGGAGAATCACCAACTAACTTATATAACATTGCCATAGCGTCACAAAAACCAGCTTATGAGCACTGTCAATGCTCCAAGAAAGTCACCAATGCCTGTTACTAACACCGAACAACAACTGAAGAATTACCACAAGTGCATGGttaaacaaagattggatctttgagcaaaacacacgtccaacagcttgatattttgatatatggaaggaattagatcaTTGAATcgaaaaacacagcaaatcccactgtttTAGACCCagtaaactcaataaccattgataaactgcttcatgaagcatcaaacaaccatccCTTGGGTGCTGCACttgagcaattaaaaaaggtgagatctttgggcAAAAAACATCACGAAAAACTCCAAAAACATGTTAATAGAGAGAATGGATCACTGCTGGATCATTTCAGGTCAAAACCATGCCTGAAAGTGGCTTCACGCGCAAGCGCGTGGGTCGGCCCTGGCAGCCTTTGTCCGGTGCATGAGGGCATGAAGGCGCATGGGACACTGCCTGGAGGTGGGATTTCATAGGGGGGCAGATCGGCcgtgtctgtgggtgactatggCGTTGGTTTTGACAAAGCTATAGTGGATTTGATGTTCTCAAACTGGCAGTGTCACCCAGAAAATTCCAGCGACTGTTCTGAATTTCTGCCActgctggctgttttctagggtTATAGTATCACTGAAAAATCTTCTATGATGATAGACATGCAGCAGATTTTGGGTTTCAGACTTCGGtttgatggtggtggtaacacctagggtttaggtttcagaatcatgccctgataccatgttgaataattggataaaatggaagacctaaactcaatgataggtctctccctctatttataatatatgtcaagtacaataggaatgaccataatagccttactaacttacacttattacaaaacaaactctaacaattaataataatgctaaatgactaaataaccattaacactttAGAAAAGCATAAAGCATGTACCATAATCAATGCCATATCCCTATCATGTATACAGATTACTGATAGAAAAACAATGTGCAGAAATTGGCAGTGAGTAAAtgtttgaaataataaaaattaaacaaaaataaagaattcTAGTttctatcaaataattttttttactgGTAAAGAGAAATTTATACATACTAGTTCCTATCAAATAAAGACCTAATTGAAATTCGACTGCATTAGCTTGCAAAACTAGTGATCTTTTCCTTCCATCTAATCCCTTTTTTTTACCTGTATTTTTGTAGTCCTTGGGCTGGCCCCAGAGGTTGTCCCAGTAAGATCCAGTACTATCAGATTCTTTCTGCTTCATCACCCGCATTTTTGCTTGTTGCTGCAACAAGTTCAAGAGACATGGTAATCtaattatgaataaaataaagCTAGTGTCCTAAGAGATCTATGCAAAAACAATCTATATCAAGGACTACCTTTAACCAAATAGCCAGAAGGGAAAGTGGGAAGCGGTATAGTAATGTGCATGTGAACTAACAATAAAAATCCCAAAACAACACAAGTATAGTTTTTCTATTTCGGCAATTGACGTTATGGTAATTACTTCAACCCAACAAGCCTCTACACTCTGCAGCAATATCTTTCTTTTAAGTTATATGGCCATTTAGGAAACTCTTGTGACATTTGCTTTAACATGCTATAGTTTTAATGCATGTTACCAAGCACCTTGGAGCTTGGCTTATGAATAACATCTTGTGATAATTTTGTTTCTCCCTTTTTCCACATTAcagtttttcattttattttattttttttggaggGGGGGGTGGGGTGAGGAGTGAAAGTTTAAGTCTTTGTAGGAATCTGCCATAATAAAGCACTTAAGGATCATGTTTAAACAGTAAAGCAGTTGCCATAGCAAGAGTCTTTTTAGTGTCTGGGGTCTAAAGTTTTCGTCACTTGTCCTTCAGTTCAAAGTGGTCTCAGTAGTCCTATTCTTCCATTACAAAACTAACGTATACCTTTGCTCATAGAGTTTTCTTGTCACTAGTTGATATTGCATCTCCATGCAACATAAAATACCTGAAGGATTGAGTTTTTGTGAGTCCATTATCACTTTCGGTTAATCTAAAAGAATATAGCAGAGAATTTACATATAGCAATATCTTTTTGTCCAGTACTTATTTTGATTTATTCTACTATGTTTTAACTTCATAAAATTTCCTAGTCCTTAAGAACCATTTTGGAAATTAGTTCAGGTATTTCTGTGTGTTTCAGGTTTTTCAAAACCGGCGTGTGGGATATGTAACCCTGTTATGTTTCACTAGGTAGAGAAATCAGATGTTTCTTCACCTTTTGACTTGTCATACTGAAGTTCAGGAAGGAAATAAGCTATACAAaggaaaaattatttgaaatagaAGGGATTGGTGTGTTTCAATCAACTCCATCTCCTGTTTGTGCCCATTGTTCACTTTATATAAAAGAGATGGGACATAACAGCCAGTTATAGGCATGAGTGAAGCTGAGTCGGATGGGTCAGCAGTACAACTTGATTCAATGCATGCAAATCAGTAAAAGCATTTGGGCACTGGGACCTTTGAGTAAATTTATGTGGAATTTTTGCATTGTCAAATGCCATATGAAATACTTTCAGATGTAGCTGGTGAAATCATTCAAATACAGTTTCCCACTTACAGTTTTCTTGATGAATGAGTTCCTAACATAATATTTCTTACCTATGCAGGTTTACGATGTATGAGCACTGAACATATATGAATTAGACATTTCTCAACAAAAGCAACACATTTACTAGCTTACAAAATATTTAATACACCAAATCGTAGCATGAAGTAGAATGCAAATAAGGTCCTACCAAGATTTTCAACTGCCTCTTTTCCCATCGGGAGCTTGCCTGCCACAAAATAGTTCTAGTGAGAAATAATAAGCCATATTATAAGCGCAGGATTATTGAAGTTAGACCATCTTTATATGAGAAATCTTCAACAACAATGAGCTCCAAAACACATAAAATTTCAAAGAATCAGTTGGCCCTCTTACTAAGAAATATACATTCACTGTAAAGAATTGTGGCAAAAGCAACAcgcgcacacatacacacatgtaAATAAATTATCAGGTAAATACTATTATTGAATGGAGTCATAGACAAGTGTCAAGAGGAAAGAAATTGAACTATCTTTCTGTTAAAATACCAATCCAGGATATccttgtaaataaaatacaaattaggaaagtgagtaattatggggatttgatattattcattaagaaatttgtttccttgtttagaataggtaattgtattatatattggtttgtacataaaaataatatatgaagaaaatatttttctcaatcgtTTCttcttacatggtatcagagctagggtttcttaaacCCAGCTAAACGATGGCTAACAGCGGAGGCTCTACCTCCTCTGCAAACATCACCAGTGACTCAGAGGTTACATCTGGTGGTGGTACGAGTGGAGTAGATAACACAGTCTTCCCACTCTCATTAGAAAaactaaacggaaaaaatttccgtgaatgggctcagtccatgaaaccggtgattgaaggaaaagggaaGCTTGGATACCTTACCGGTGAGCAGAGGATGCCAGACCCTTCCGACGCTGTAGCCTTACaaagatggaggtccgaaaactccatggtcacggcttggctcgtcaactcgatgCAACCATCAATCGGAAAAATTTATTTGTTCTTGCCGACGGCGAAGGAAGTCTGGGAATCCGTACATGAGACGTACTCCGATGTCGAAAGCTACTCGCAAATCTTCGACATCAAGACCCGATtatggcagatgaggcaaggcgagagaggtgttaccgagtatttcatggagatgagtcatctctggcaggagctcgatctaAGCATCGatgaggagtgggagtgctccggcgatAGCACTCGATACTAGAGGAGGCTCGAAAATGAGAGGGTCTTCAAGTTTCTTGCTGGCCTAAATCGAGAGCTCGATGACGTGAGGGGGCGGATCCTCGGCCGGCGACCTCTCCCTTCAACCCGAGAAGTCTTCGCAGAGGTCAGGAGAGAAGAGAGCAGGAGACGGGTGATGCTGCGCCCCAAAAATGAATCCGCTGGGCTGGACCCAGCTGTACCTGTATCCGCCCAAAAATTTGATGGGCTTCACACTGGACCAGATGCCTCAGCTCTTATATTAAAAGGCCCAGAGGGACCAAGTCAACGACCGCaaaaaggaaaaatatggtgCGAATATTGCCGAAAAAcaggtcattcaaaaaatacctgctgggatattcatggaaaaccagtagattggaaaccgagacaataccaaaaaaatcatGGGTACCAGGCCAACACTGACGGATCAACTGAAAGATCACAAGGAGAGAACAACAATACCTCGTCCAGCAGTGCATTCAGTCCTGAACAGTTggatcagttatataagatgatttcatcaatgcaaacatcgGGTCACTCTTCCTCTGGTTCCTTGGCTCATCAAGGTAATCATCTGTCAGCTCTAAAAACCTCATCTTGTTACAAATgtccttggataattgattcgggtgcatccgatcatatgactgggtcttatcaatatttttcatcctactcaccatatgccgggaatttgagggtaaaaattgcagatggctctctctcaccagttgctgggAAAGGAAGTATTCGAATATCTGATTCCTTAACTTTACAATCGGTTTTACATGTCCCCATGTTATCATGCAATTTGTTATCtatcagtcagttaacaaaagattcgaattgttccgctaaatttgtttcctctaattgtgtttttcaagacctatcatcgggaaagacgattggcactgctaaagcgtatgaggaactctactactttgaggaagcaagtttgagtgaactatgtaatactgcaatttgtgattctacaTCTACTTatagaaatagtgaacttttgttatggcattcacagatgggtcatcccaattttcactatttaaaacttttgtttccttctctttgttcaaataaaatggcttttgagtttcaatgtgaagtatgtgagcttgctaaacatcgtcgtacttcttttccatcatccatatacaaaccatctcgcccatttgccatgtttcacagtgatgtatgaGGTCCCTCACATTCcctaaatcgcaccaatacaaaatggtttgtgacctttattgatgaccatactcgtctttgttgggtctacttactgaaagataaaactgaagtccgctccattttcatcaCTTTTCATACCATGATTCTTACACAAttccagactcatattcagatcctacgtattgataatggtacggaatattttaatacCATCCTAGGAACTTATCTTCAAaataatgggattgttcatcaaagttcttgtgtggataccccgcaacaaaatggggttgttgaacgaaaaaatagacatatactggAAGTAGCCTGGGCATTAATGTTTACtacccacatgaaacattatttttggggcgatgtcatcttaacagccacacatctcagtaatcgaatgccaagtcgagcactctcatttgtcacccctcttcagaaatttcaggaacactttcctacctctcgactcccttCCAATCTCCCACTAAAAATTTTTGGTTGTACCGCCTTTGTTCATATCCATGCACACCatcgcgataaattggatcctcgtgccattaaatgtgtctttCTTGGTTATTTACCTGCCCAAAAAgactacaaatgctatgatccgatctcaaaacgactgttcgttagtcttgatgtcactttctttgaaaccactccttactttccaaagccctctcttcaaggGGAGAAATGGGGTGAAGATCGGTCCTTTGATCCTTTTACTACTCAATCTGCGGTTACTCTAGTTACtccattccctgacccatctattgaGTCTTCCATTACATTACTGCCCGACTTGCCAAACACAactgaacacttaccctcagggggagatgcaggagagcaaaacaacgcagacatactggtttactcaagaaagccgaaaacaaaggagaaggagaatctcatacctgaggcaccaagagtgttggaaccggtgatagctccGAATGATCATGAGCCCTTGCCTTATCCTAatctggtaattgagtcttcctctgataattccgcacctgatgatatcaatttacctattgcaatcagaaaacaaaccaggttatgtactcaatacccttggtcgaaatacatgtcttataaaagcttgtctacaagatatcgtgtgtttgtctctaatcttgacaggatgaaaacgccaaaaaacattcaggaagctctagaaataccagaatggagaaaggcagtcatggaagaaatgcgagccctagaaaaaaatggaacttggaagttgacaAACCTACcaaaagggaagaagccagtgggttgtaaatgggtcttcacagtgaaatgtaAATTTGATAGAAcaattgaaagatataaagccagacttgttgtAAAAGGCTTTACACAAACCTACGGCATTGACTAtactgagacatttgcaccaaTGGCAAACTTAAATATAGTTCGGGTTCTCTTGTCCCTAGCAaccaatttagattggccactacaacaacttgatattaaaaatgtcttcttaaatggagaattagaagaggaagtttacatgactataccaccaagATTCAATAGAACaagtgaagaaaacagagtgtaaactaaagaaatcgttatatggcctcaaacaatctcctagagcgtggttcgacagattcgcaaaggtactaaagaatcaagggtatcgacaaaggcaatcagaccatacactattcttccaacagtctgaaggaggtaagagatcaattctaatagtgtatgtcgatgatataatccttactggtgatgataccgtagaaatggagagattgaagaaggttctagctactgaatttgaagttaaagacttgggacagatgcggtatttcttgggcatggaagtggcaagaacgaaaaagggaattagcatttctcagcgaaagtatgttactgacctcctagttgaaactggcatgctagggTGCAAACACAGCAAAACTCCGATAgaaacagtaaagagggttgaagattgtggaaaaccaatagaaaaggagaggtattagagattggttggcaagctgatctacctatcacatactagaccagatattgcatttgcagtcagtgtagtaagtcaacacatgcattcaccaaaggaagttcacttaaatgttgtatacaagatccttagatatctcaagggattcccaggaagaggactcttctttaagaaatatgaaaacaaggaagtagagatctttacaaatgcagattgggcaggatcagtggaagatagaaggtccaccacaggataTTGTACATTCGTTTGGGGAAATCTCGTAACTTGGAGAAGCgaaaaacagaatgtggtggctcgtagtagtgctgaagctgaattcagggcagtcgcccaagggatttgtgaaggattgtggttacgaaaactattggaggaattacgggtactggtgaaccttcctatcaaactctacagtgacaataaggcatctattagcatctctcttaatccagtcCAACATAACaagactaaacatgtggaggtagacaggcacttcatcaaagaaaaaattgaagaaggaattatatgtatgacttatgtgtcaaccaaggaacaaactgcagatatcctcactaaagggttgggaggacagagctttgatgatcttagtagcaagttggagatgattaatatttatgatccaacttgagggggagtgttaaaatacCAATCCAGGATATccttgtaaataaaatacaaattaggaaagtgggtaattatgggggatttgatattattcattAGGAaatttgtttccttgtttagaataggtaattttattatatattggTTTGTACATAAGAATAAtagatgaagaaaatatttttcccaatCGTTTCTTCTTACACTTTCATTAGGCTTGCTAAAATCCCGCAATGGTAAGTCATTCCCCCAGAAATAAACCAACCTGGCCAACAATATCTAacatagaaaaagaaatttaaaaaaaaaaaaaacatcaagtAAATACTGCTATTAAATAGAAAACTAGACAAGTGTAAAGCGAAATGAGATTGAACCTTCTTTTTAATTCCGTGAGACTATTAGAAGGCTATTTTATGCAATCAAAAGTTGATTCAATCATGACATAAGTTAACTGTGTTATTTTGTTCTTCAAAACTAGTGCATATAGGTCTTCACTATTGCACAAATCTGCACACAATACTAGAGCCAGCGGCCCAGCACTGGCAACAATTCATGCTTCTTAAAACTTCCACAATTATTAAGTTCCTAGAAGAACAGTTATTCATCCATGCAAAACCAATTAAAATTTAACTTGCACCAAAGCTGCAATTTGTCTGAGAATCAAGAGGACTTGAAGTCATCAAACCAGTTGGCAACAGAAAATTTGCTATGATCAACGTCAGAAACACAGCATTCTTACCGTTCTGAAAATATCAATTGGTACAGATCCCATTCCTGAAAGCATCACTGCGACCTGATCATCATTAACAACAAATCTAGTTTAACTTTATTTTGCATGAAAATTACAAGTGACAGTAAAGAAACCATACAGAATATACAAGACTACTACGTTAGCAAGGAGATCAAGAAGCTAAAGATTGCACTCACACACAAATGGAAGAAACAAAAATACATCATGATTGCACTGCTTACATTTACTCTTTCTACCCTCCGCATTTCATCTTCAAGTAAAGATACTTGTGCAGCTGAAGTCCAATGAATGCAATCAACTGGGCTGTGATGAAGATGATTTAGTTACTCAATTGCCTAAACTTACTTGCTCTAGTGACTTCTTGGCTTGCAACAAACAATAAAATTGATAATCACTGATATACCAGCCTGCTTTTTTGGTCATTCTATTGTATTTTATATCATTGTGTCTTCCTTATGTTTTCAACTTGCAAGTTCTAGCAACTATGATTAGCAATATGCATATAGTTGCTGAAAAAAAATACGCATGAGGGCTTTCATAGTTCAAGTTGACAATCATGGTACTAACAAGCTCTTTTATCAGCACTAAATTACATTTCAACTGAACAGAGAACTGTTACAATAAATCTATAGTTGTCAATACAATGTCATAGCTCCACCTATGAAGTGGGAAACCTACCATGTATCAATTGCTTGTTGAACTAATTCAGGGTTCCCACACTGGCTATGAACTCTGGCTCGTCCAAAATCTTCCTCTATTCGAAATACTTCCGAGGCCACATTGGCACAATTTTTGCAGCCTGTGAAGAAAGTTAGAACACTGTTCTTTCAGTACCATAAAAACTCAGAGACTGCTGGAAAATAAATATGTTGCTACATCTGTCCTTTTCCATTGGAAGCCTTCAGTCAATTTAGTTGTCCATATGTGGCGATACAAAAGGGAAAAATGGTTTTTAATAATTGTGTAGGAATAATgttttgttagattaccactctACTTAAAAGATTAAGTGGGTTGTCAGCcaaaaatgtatatcaagccttaacattcCCCCTGCCCCCCACGTGCAGctataaacaaatgataaataacacccattataagGAATGGAataatttttaacaaataaaCAATAGATGttggcaacaagactagaacccaagaggACCTCTTCACAACCATAGCTATgttaccatgttagattaccacttcattGAAAAGCTTGAGCCATTAGGTTAtaggccaacaatgcatatcaagccttaacaattTTCAACAGTAGATGTGCATAAGTGCCCATGCATGCACCTGTTTAAATAGTGAAACCTCCTTGAACCTCTAGAGAAAATGCTAACACTTCCTCTACATTTGTAAGATATATCATACCACACTGGTTTCTCTAAAAGGTTGAGACACATCACACACATTCCCTGATGTTGATGTCAGCATCATGCATctttttagagaaaaaaaaatagttcactcCAACTAGGTACAAAAACAATTTCACTGacagtttatatatatgtataacattAAGTGACCAAATTTTTACAGGGGAGATGTATGATGCAAATTTCAGAAGTGAAAGGTCTATTATTGCTAGAATTTGAGGAGGTGTCTGAAATTTATGAAGTGTCAATTGCTTAACATTGCCAAGAAATTAGCACCTTATTCTTTCTATCAAAGCTAGAAGTTCGAATCACAAGCATACCTATACAGCTAAACTCATCAACAAATACATGATCTTTTGGGCTGGAATCATCCAAGAAAGGATTGATTGCAGTCAATGCATATCCATGAATTTCATCATAAACTTTGCGCTGCACAGGATCACTGAGCACCTGCACTGCAATAGTCCATTTATAGTACAGCACAGAAGAAGATTTACAATTATATACTATTTTTCAGCTCAAAACATTCCATTCAAAATTTGGAACCCACCTCATAGACCTCATTGATGAACATGCAGAAATTTGTGCTTTCTGGATCATCACTGCTCAAGTCTGGATGGCAAGCTTTCATGCAATTATAATAGGCTTTCTTAACCTGGTCCGCTGTGGCGTCTGGAAGCTGGCAAAGTTTCCAACAAGTGATCAGAAGTATTGAACATTGACAAGACCAAGTATTGTGCACTGTACAATAATGTATAGGACAGAGGGGCCATAGAGTAGAGTGCTATGAATATCAGTTTAAAACTGCACTATTAGGAAATTGATAATTATTGCAATAAAAACTCTTTTAGATGGACCACAACCGTATGATCACGGCCATCAGATGTCCTACAAATTAATTGCTATGGCATTTTCTCCGTGTGTTTAGGAAGTTGACATAAATTCTGCTCAAAAAGCTGCAAAACAAGCCCTTGCAtataacttttctaaaaataacaaGTATGATATTTCAACTAGTTTTTCCACATTAAACACAAGAACTAAATATTATTCACTACACAAATGAACATATCATTTCGAATATGCAGCTTTCCTCTCTCAAATCCAATATTGAGTATTTCTTAACTGAATTGCCCAATATTTTATTAAACTTGCTATCACAGCAGGCTTTGAAGCTATTCACAATATTTTGtcaaataatttattaaattctGTGAAGACtagatatatattgttggcccacaacttaacagcttaagcttttaggtgaagtggtaatctaacatggttaTTTCTGACAATAAGGTTATGTTTAGCTTATAGAATATCTACTCCTAGTGGTTATGATAGAAGAATTTgacattttatataaaaaaaaatgttattatcataaagcaaataaaaatgcaagaatttttatgaattcataACACTGAATGGCTACTCCCAAATTTCCCTTTGGGAATGTCTACTTTCCTATGCCATGTTAGATAGAATAACACAAGTTTTTCCATAAGTCGCTTCTTTCTAAATTATTGCATCCTTACACAATTTTCACCATTCCTtcctattcctaggaataaatATTCCACGAACCAAAAGTAACCTAAGAAATTTATGCATCCAAATTTCACTAGATAGGAAAATTATGGTATTAATTATAGAGAAAAGTGGCTAACAATTTGACCATTATGAAAGTTAGTATAGCATAAATTTGATCACGCCCAATCTGAAAAATGGCTTATATTTTGGATTTCTTGGATCAACATGTTATCTACTTGAAATTTGATAACATGATGTCTGTTTTTGAAGTTTTTATTTCCATATGATTGACGTACCTTGAAAAACCTAGACTTATCTCAATATCATTAATGAGGAATCACTTAACTATAGCGTAAGTATAATGGATTCAATCAACAAGGATttgaccaaaaaataaaaaagcacaAGTAATTATAATGTACGCTTTGAACT
This region includes:
- the LOC131148818 gene encoding chaperone protein dnaJ C76, chloroplastic, encoding MARLLSPACTDALKFQNPFQNSSSRSRWNGMRRTSRPWGLVGGGGRRRGGCGRVEVAAEGSNSSEAVADDYYAVLGLLPDATADQVKKAYYNCMKACHPDLSSDDPESTNFCMFINEVYEVLSDPVQRKVYDEIHGYALTAINPFLDDSSPKDHVFVDEFSCIGCKNCANVASEVFRIEEDFGRARVHSQCGNPELVQQAIDTCPVDCIHWTSAAQVSLLEDEMRRVERVNVAVMLSGMGSVPIDIFRTASSRWEKRQLKILQQAKMRVMKQKESDSTGSYWDNLWGQPKDYKNTEEKTEERTRRAAAAARRWREYSRRGVDKPPTFKLPEAVSNQEK